The region AGACACAATTGCTTTTCCTAAAACCCAACAAGCTAAATGCTTATTAACAGAAGCACCTGCAGAAGTATCAAAGAAACAATTAAAAGAGCTTCATATAACAAGCACCTTCATAAAAAATGAATAGATTCATATTGGTTTATAAGTTCTCCACCCATCTTTCCAATATATCCAAAAAATATTGAATTTTCTTGGCCTTGCTAAAGATCGAGTTAACTTAAAGTAGACAAACAAACTCAATGGCAAAATTTGTCTTCGTTACTGGAGGAGTTGTTTCAAGCATCGGTAAAGGAATTGTTGCTGCCAGTCTTGGACGACTCCTCAAATCAAGAGGATATAGCGTATCCATTTTGAAATTAGATCCATACTTAAATGTGGATCCTGGAACCATGAGTCCTTTTCAACATGGAGAAGTTTTTGTTACCGAAGATGGTGCAGAAACAGATTTAGATCTAGGGCATTACGAGCGTTTTACTGATACTGCAATGTCACGATTAAATAGTGTGACGACAGGCTCTATCTATCAATCTGTAATCAATAAAGAAAGACGCGGTGACTATAACGGTGGAACAGTACAGGTTATCCCTCATATCACAAAAGAAATCCGCGAGCGGATTCATCGCGTATCTGCAAATAGTAATGCTGATATTATTATTACTGAAATTGGTGGAACTGTAGGAGATATTGAATCTCTTCCTTTTCTAGAAGCAATTCGTGAATTCAAAGGTGATGTTGGGAGAAATGATATTGCTTATATACATGTCACTCTTTTACCTTTCATCAACACGTCAGGGGAAATCAAAACTAAACCAACTCAACATTCAGTAAAAGAATTACGTTCTATAGGAATTCAACCAGATGTCTTGGTCTGCAGAAGTGATAGAAACATTAATAAAGAATTAAAAACTAAAATTAGTGGATTTTGTGGAGTACATGCTGAGGCTGTAATTCCAGCATTAGACGCTGACAGTATTTATTCAGTTCCTCTTTCTTTAAAAAAAGAAGGCCTTTGTAGAGAAATACTTAAAATTTTAGAATTAGAGGATCATCAATGTGACTTGGAAGAATGGGAAGCCTTGATCCATCAATTACGAAATCCTGGACCATCAGTCACAGTTGCTGTTGTTGGAAAATATGTCCGACTAAATGATGCCTACCTTTCTGTAGTAGAAGCATTACGTCACGCCTGCATAGCTCAGAATGCCTCTTTAAATATAACCTGGGTATCTGCTGAAAAAATAGAAACTGAAGGTCCCGAAAATCTTCTAGAAGGAATTGATGCAATTGTAGTTCCAGGAGGTTTCGGGAATAGAGGTGTCAATGGAAAAATTACAGCTATACAATGGGCAAGAGAGAAAAGGATTCCATTCCTTGGGCTTTGCTTAGGAATGCAATGTGCTGTCATTGAATGGGCAAGAAATATAGCAGGGTTAAAAGAAGCTACAAGTTCTGAACTCGATCCAAACGCAAGTCATCCAGTCATTCATTTACTTCCTGAACAACAAGATGTAATAGATTTAGGTGGAACAATGCGACTAGGTGTGTATCCATGCAGGTTAACCCCAGAGACAATGGGGCACAAGCTCTATGGAGAAGAAGTAGTGTATGAACGGCATAGACATCGCTATGAATTCAACAATTCTTATAGGAATCTCTTCGTTGAATCTGGATATAGCATTAGCGGAACATCACCAGATGGTCGATTAGTGGAACTGATTGAATTGAAAAGTCATCCTTTCTTTACAGCCTGCCAATATCACCCTGAATTCTTATCCAGACCAGGAAAACCACATCCACTATTTCAAGGGCTAATAGAAGCCGCCCAACTCCGTTTACCTGCAACACCTCAAGAAGTATTCAAAAATACTCTGCCCAATTTTCAAAAGAATAAATGAGTACTTGCCTACCAATTGTAGAGAGATTTCATTCTCTTCAAGGAGAAGGTCTGCATTTTGGCAAAAGCGCATTTTTTATTCGACTTGGTGGTTGCAAAGTAGGTTGTCCTTGGTGTGATACCAAAGAGTCATGGTCAATAGCTACCCATCAAGAAGCAACTGTTGAAGAACTTTCAAAAGAAGCTGCAATTGCTCAATCACAAGGAGCAGCAATTTTAGTTATCACTGGAGGTGAACCTCTGCATCACAACTTGAATGCATTATGTAAAACCATACAAGATTTCACTTCCCATAACTCCAGAGAAACAATGCCTATTCATCTTGAGACTTCTGGAGTTGATGAAATAACTGGATTAATAAATTGGATCACACTTTCCCCAAAGCGACATGCCCTTCCCAAGAAATCTCTTCTCAGAGCATGTGATGAAATAAAAGTAGTTATTCATCAAAAAGAAGACTTGCTCTTTGCAGAAGAAATGGCTAATCAATCAATTAAAGAAAGACAAATTTCTAAGAAAACTTCAGATGAAAACCATAAAATTTCGCAACCTCATCTTTTTCTACAACCTGGCTGGAACAGTAAAGAAGGTACACAACTTACAATTGAATATATCAAAAGCCATCCACAATGGAGATTGAGCCTACAAACCCACAAATGGTTAGGAGTATTGTAAAAATTCAACAATTTTTACTATAGTTGCTTGTTATTAAAAATTAAATAACAAGAAAGTCCAAAAGTAATGTCTCTAGAAGAAAGGCCAAAAACTATTGCCCTTCTATCAGGAGGTTTAGATTCAGCCACTGCAACAGCAATTGCAATAGAGCAAGGGCACAATGTAATAGGACTATCTTTTGATTATGGGCAACGGCATAAACGTGAATTAGAAGCAGCCAAACTATTAGCAAATCACTTAAAGCTAATAGAACATCACATAATCGATATCAACCTATCCACTTGGGGCGGATCATCTTTAACTGATCTCAATGAATCAATTCCAAAAACCGGCGTTTTACCAGGAGTCATACCAAACACTTATGTGCCGGGAAGAAATACAGTCTTTATTGCTATTGGACTGAGTCTTGCAGAAGCAAGAAATGCAAAACAACTAGTTTTAGGGATAAACGCAATGGATTATTCAGGTTATCCAGATTGCAGACCTGATTACTTAGATGAATTCCAAAAACTTGCGAATTTAGCTAGTAAGGCTGGTAGAGAAGGTAATGGTATTAAATTATTGGCACCACTAATTCATTGGAATAAAATTCAAATAGTTCAAGAAGCTCTAAGATTAGATATTCCAATTGATCTCACATGGAGTTGCTATAACGGAGACACAGAAGAATGTGGTTTATGTGATAGCTGTCGTATACGCAATGAAGCATTACAAAGCGTAAGGTCCTTAAATAATTCTAAGACTCACTGAAGATGAATAATTTGTGTAGAGAGCTATTGGATTGGGTTGATCCTCAAATTGTTGCTCAAAAACTAATTCAAATTTATGGAGAACCAGGACTAGTGTGGCTTGATAGTGATGGAAGCAAAAATGGGCGATGGATAATTTTAGGAGCAGATCCAATTGAACACATTTGTTCTCATGGTTTACCAAATGACCCATCAGCTACCAACCCTTTTGAATTACTACGGACTATCCACTCAGGACATTGGAGTGGTTGGCTTAGCTATGAAGCTGGAGCATGGATTGAACCTAATAATCCATGGAAACAAGATTCAATGGCTACACTATGGTGTGCTAGACATGATCCTATTCTGAAATTTGATTTATATAATCAGCAACTCTGGCTTGAAGGAATCGATCGTAAAAGATTAGTAGAAATCAGAGAATTACTCAAAGAATTAAAAGCAAGTAATTTACAAAAGAATCAATCTCTAAAAAGAACTAAAGAGTTTCAAGGTATTGCCAAAGAAAAGTGGAAATGGCTAAATAATAAAGAGGAATACGCTAAAAAAGTAGCAACTATAAAACAATATATTGAAGAGGGAGATATTTTTCAAGCAAACCTTTCTACATGTTGTCAAACAAAAAATACTGCAAATCTTTTATCTATTGACCTTTTTAAGAGGCTGAGACAATACTGTCCTTCACCATTTTCAGGAATAGTCGTAGCAACAGGAGAAGCTCTAGGTGAAGCTGTTATATCTACCTCACCTGAACGTTTTCTAAAAGTTTTGCCAAATCAAAAAGTAGAAACAAGACCCATAAAAGGAACTAGACCTCGTCATGCTAACCCTAAAAAAGATTCTGAATTTGCGGCTGATCTAGTAAGCAGTTTAAAAGACCGAGCTGAAAATATTATGATTGTTGATTTACTAAGAAATGATTTAGGAAAAGTCTGCATACCTGGGACAATAGACATTACACAATTGGTAGGTTTAGAAAGTTTTTCCAAGGTCCATCACTTAACATCAGTTATTAAAGGGAAGCTAAAAACAAATAAAACATGGGTTGATCTTCTTGAAGCCTGTTGGCCGGGTGGATCAATTACCGGTGCCCCTAAAATAAGGGCATGCAAACGTTTATATGAACAAGAGTCAATTGCAAGAGGACCATATTGTGGGTCCTTCATACATTTAGATTGGAATGGTCAATTTGATAGCAATATTCTGATCCGATCTTTAATGGTTCAGAAATCTAGTTTACGTATATATGCAGGTTGTGGCATTGTTGCTGATTCGGATCCTTATAGTGAATCAGAAGAGTTAACTTGGAAGATAATGCCTATACTGGAGGCATTGCAATGAACAATATTTTAGATAATCAAATCAGTTGGATTAATGGTCATTGGATTAAACATAATGAGCCACAGTTGCCAATAAATGATCGTGGTCTAACTCTTAGCGATGGAATATTTGAAACTATTCTAATTATGAATAATCAACCGATATTATTAAATGCCCACCTCGATAGATGGAACGAGAGTGCCATCCTTTTAGGAATGGCAAAACCACCAACCAAAGACCATATACTGTCATTAATTAAAGAAGCTATTAATAAGAACCCTTTAGCCCAAGGCAGTGCTGTCCTTAGACTTAATTGGAGTAGAGGCGACAACAATGGACGTGGTATTAAGCTTTCATCTGCTAATGCTAAATCATCCTCTCACAGATTTTGGTTGACACTTCGTGCGTACAAGCCTTCTTTTAAACCTATTACAACAATGATAAGTAAACTTGAACAACGCAATGCGAATAGCAAAATCAATCAATGCAAAACATTTGCCTATACCCAATCAATCCAAGCTCGTCGTGAAGCAAATATTGCTGGCTTTGATGATGCTTTATTGTTAAGTACTAATGGTGAGATAGCTTGTGGAACAACATCTAATTTAATTGTCAAAAGGAGAGATAAATGGTTAACTCCTCATATAAGTAGTGGTTGCCTTCCCGGTATAATGAGGCAACAAGGACTAAATTCTGGGATTTTAAAAGAAGCTAAGATTTCTCCTGAACCTGAACCTAAGGATCAATGGCTATTGATTAATAGTCTTAGTTGTCATTCTATTATCAAGGTCAACACAAAATCATTTGAAGAGTATGAGGCAAGTAAAATACTTTGGACATCATTAACAAAGAGTTAAAAAGAAATTGGCATGGTGACTTTTGCTGGGGATGGTGCACAAGCTTCAATCTGAAAATTTATGGTTTCTCCGATGATGATTATGGAAGGAGAAATAAATTCTTGCTCTTTTACTTCTTTCACAAGGCTATCTAATGAGGTTCTCAAGCAACGTTGTCCATTAACAGTTGCCTGCTGAATAACCGCTGATGGAATCTTTGGGGACAGGCCTGCAGCTAATAATTCCTTAACAATATAACTGAGATTATGTACACCCATATAAATAACTAAAGTATTGCTTGCTTTTGCAAGAGCTTTCCAATTCACAGAAGGTCGGCGTTTATCAATGCCTTCATGTCCTGTCACAAAGGTCACTGAACTACTTGCAATACGATGGGTCAAAGGAATACCAAAATATGCTGAAGCAGCTATACCAGATGTAATGGCAGGAACAACTTCAACACCAATACCATTCTTATGTAAATAAGCTGCCTCTTCACCACCACGTCCAAAAACAAAAGGGTCTCCCCCTTTCAAACGCACTACACATTTGTTCTTTTTTACTAATTCCAAAAGAAGTGCATTAGTTTTCAATTGTGAAGTTGAATGATGACCTCTTAATTTCCCCACAAAAATAGATTTACAGTCTTTTTTAACTAATTTAAGAATTTCATCCGGCACTAAAGCGTCATATACCAAGACATCACATTGACTCAGGAGCCTATGTGCCCTAACAGTTAATAAGTCAGGATCTCCAGGGCCAGCACCAACTAAATAGACAGTCCCTAGCTGCTTGTCTTTCATGAAGGAAACATCTTTTAATCAAGAGCGTTTTAAGCGCTACCTACGCAAGATAGGTAGCGGAGAGCAAACTAGCCGTGGAATGACACGAGAAGAATCAGCCGATGCTTTAGAACTAATCCTCAACGGAGATCCTAGTCCTGCCCAAATAGGCGCTTTCATGATTGCTCATCGTATTCGGCGCCCAGAGCCACAAGAACTTGCTGGGATGGTAGATACTTACTTAAAGCTAGGTCCAAAACTATATTCCGAAAATAATTTACACCCACCTATTTGTTTTGGAATGCCCTTCGATGGAAGAAAAAAAACCTCACCTATTTATCCTCTCACTACTCTTTTACTTTTAGATGCATCTCAACCAGTAATTCTTCAAGGTGCAGGACGATTGCCAGTTAAATATGGTGTAACAACAGAAGAATTATTTAAAGGACTAGGGCTATGCCTAGGAGGAATGGATATACAAAAAGTACAAGACGGTTTTTCAGAACATGGACTAGCGCTTATTTATCAGCCAGATCATTTTCCTTTAGCAGATAGTTTAATCAACTATCGAGAAGAAATTGGGAAAAGGCCTCCAATCGCAAGTATGGAATTAATTTGGTCAGCCCATCAAGGAGAACATATTCTAATTTCTGGTTTTGTTCATACACCAACAGAAGATAGACATATCAAAACACTGAGATTATTAGATGAACAAAATTTCATAATGGTCAATGGTCTTGAAGGAGGGATCGACATACCAACCAGTCGAATATCAAACTTAAAATTTATGAAAAATCAAATATTAAACGACGTGAAAATTAATCCTCGAGAATATTCAATGAATTGCAAAGACTTAGAATTTGATGATATCGCTACATGGAGAACTAACAGTTTTAAAGCCCTTCAGGGTGAAGGCCCGTTATACAAAGCTCTTGTTTGGAATGCAGGAATTTACCTGTGGTTTGCAGGAGCAGTACAAAATATTTCTATTGGTATGAAGAAAGCTGAGAAAGCAATTCAATCTGGTTCAGCAAAAAAGAAGCTTAATCAATTAATTGCATGGAGAAACAAATAAACCATTTGTTAGTAAATTATTATTGAATGCGTTTCTAAAGTTTTTTCAACATTCGAAAACGATCAAAAGGGATACTCGCTATTTCGATTTTTTCTATAGATATCTCAACCCAACCAGATCTCAACAACAAAGGATGGCTAAATAAACTTGCTTCAGTAAATAATGTTGTGATTCCTTCTTGAAAAGCATCTAATTCAATTTTCTGAAGAAGCTTAGTAGCATAGCCTTTTCGCATGGAACGACCTCGACAATAAAGGAGAGCTAAGCGATCAGATGGATAGCGAAGTCCAAATGCTTCAACTTGATTTTGTTTCACTGCTAACCACCCTTTTCCATCTTCTATTGGTTTATCAAGAACTCCTGGCAAAAACGCTAATCCTCTCCAAGCTTCGATTTGATCATTACTATAAAAGACTGATCCTTGTGAAACAATTGCATCTGTATATACCTCTCTAAGTACAAGGTGATCCAAATTTTTAATTGGTCTTAAATGAACATCGAAATTATTCTGTTCAGCCTTAGTCAAAAACCACCCTCTATGAGATCTTTAAACTATTATGCATAGTTTCTCTTTGAAAAAGCCAAAAGTACCGACTCTGCTATGTGCCTTCATTACTTTATTAAATGACCGATTAGGTGAGACTATCGTTTTTCCTTTATTGCCTTTTCTTTTAGAACGCTTTACAAGTAGTGGAAGTACTATTGGCCTACTTGCAGGAACCTATGCCATATCACAATTTACTGTTGCCCCATTAATAGGAGCACTCAGTGACCGTTTTGGTAGAAAACCAATAATCATAATCTGTGTATTTGGTTCAGTTATAGGTCTTAGTCTCTTTGCAATAACAGTAAGTCTAAACTGGGAAAATATCCTCCCTGTATCAGCTGCAAGTCTTCCTTTAATCTTTTTATTTATAGCTAGAATTATCGATGGGATTAGTGGTGGAACAGCGACAACAGCAACGGCAATACTTGCAGATATATCTACACCAGAAAATCGTGCAAAAACTTTTGGTCTAATAGGTGTTGCTTTTGGACTAGGTTTTCTATTGGGTCCCGGGCTAGGGACAACACTCGCAAAATATAGCGTTACCTTGCCAGTCTGGGCAGCGACAGCTTTTGCAATGTTAAATCTAACCTTGGTAACTTGGCTATTACCAGAGACTCATCCTGTTAATGCACGCAATCAATTACCTAGAAAAAGAGAACTTAACCCAATCACACAATTAAGTCTGATTTTTACAAATCCATCATTACGCAGACTTTGTCTAGGGTTTTTCCTATTCTTTATGGCTTTCAACGGGTTTACTGCTATCTTAGTTCTCTATTTGAAACAGGCTTTTAACTGGAGTCCAGAATTAGCCAGTCTTACATTTGTAGTTGTAGGACTAGTTGCCATGGTTGTCCAAGGTGGCTTGATTGGTCCTCTAGTGAATCGTTTTGGAGAATGGAGATTAACAATGATAGGAATTGGCTTTGTAATTATTGGATGTTTACTTTTACCAATTGCTAATCAAGGAAATGCGATACCAATAGTATTCACAGCTGTTGCGATTTTAGCCTTAGGAACTGGCTTAGTAACACCTTGTCTACGTGCTCTAGTCTCAAAAAGATTAAATGCCACTAATCAAGGAGCTATTCTTGGGAGTCTTCAAGGGTTGCAAAGTTTAGGTACTTTTATAGGAGCAGCAATCGCTGGTATTTCCTATGATTTTTTAGGCGTAAAGAGTCCATTTTTGGGAACCAGCATTGTATTAATTATCGTTATAATATTAATTTCCAACAAAAGACACATTAAGTCTCAAAGATCAATCTAGAAAAGAATATAAAAGAGAATGCAGAATCTATAATGTTATAATGATTAGCAATCTAATAACGAATTACAAAGAACATTAATATTACACAATGGCTAAAAAATTTCGACTTGCAGAGAATTATATTAATAGAGAGTTAAGCTGGATTAATTTCAATGAAAGAGTTCTTGAGAAAGCCATTGATAAAAAGACCCCTCTTCTAGATCAAGCTAAATTTAGTGCGATTTTTAGTAATAATTTAGATGAATTTTTTATGGTTAGAGTTGCTTCATTAAAATCACAAGTAGAAGCAGGAGTAACAAAAAAAAGTGAGGATAATAAAACACCCACTGAACAATTAATTCAAATTCGTGAGAAGCTTTTGCCTTCTCTTCAAAAACAGCAAACACACTATTTATCTAATTTAAAAGATGCTTTTAGGAAAGAGAATATTTTCTTGCTTGATTATATAGAGCTAACATCTCGTGAAAAAAATTGGGTTGATAATTACTTTAAAACAGCCATTTTCCCAATACTTACACCACTAGCTGTTGATCCAGCTCATCCTTTTCCATTTGTTAGCAATCTTAGTCTCAATATTGCAGCATTAATTCGTGATCCTGATTCCGGTCAGCAACAATTTTCAAGAGTCAAAGTCCCACAAAAAACAATCGCTAGATTTATAACTATTCCAAGTGATTTAAGTGATAAAAATCCAAAGCCAATCTATAGCGCCATTCCTGTTGAACAAGTAGTGGCATTTAACTTAAATTTGCTCTTCCCAGGAATGGAAATCGAAGAACACTCCTTTTTTCGAGTCACTAGAGATGCAGACCTAGAGTTGAGAGATCTTGAAGCCGATGACCTAATGATTGCCCTAGAGCAAGGTCTTCGCAAACGTCGCATGGGTGGAGAAATAGTAAGACTTGAAGTATTAAAAACAATGCCAAAGAAAATTCTTGACTTACTAATGGAAAGCATGGATGTAGAAGAAGCAGACCTTTATTGCGTTGATGGATTATTAGGCCTAGATGAACTATTTGAGCTAATCACTATCGACACTCAGCATTTATCTTCTACATCAAAGTATGGCAAAATTCATAACTCTCTAAAAAATAGTCAATATGGGTTACTGGAAGATGGTTCAATCAAGCAAGAAGAATTTAGAAGCATATTTTCGATAATTAGAGCTAAAGATTTGCTCCTTCACCATCCATATGATCTTTTTACAAGTTCAGTAGAAGAATTTATCAATCAATCTGCTGATGATCCTTTAGTAATGGGAATCAAAATGACTCTTTATAGGGTTTCAAAAGACTCTCCAATTATTGAGGCATTAATTAGAGCCGCAGAAAATGGAAAACAAGTAATGGCACTTGTTGAATTAAAAGCTCGTTTTGATGAAGACAACAATATTCAATGGGCAAAACAATTAGAAAAATCTGGAGTGCATGTTGTCTATGGCGTTGTAGGACTTAAAACACATACAAAAATTGCATTAGTCATCCGTAAAGAAAAAGAGCGATTACGCAGTTATTTTCATATTGGAACAGGTAACTATAATTCAAAAACATCCAATCAATATACAGACTTGGGGTTACTATCGGTTCAACCGGAATTGGGACAAGATTTAGTAGAGCTATTTAATTATCTAACCGGGTTTTCAAAGCAACCAAGCTTTAGGAAATTATTAGTTGCTCCAGTAAGCCTAAGACGTGGAATAGAAACACTAATACAGCGAGAAATTGAAAACGCAAAAAATGGCAAGCAGGCAAAAATTAAAGCCAAAATGAATGCACTTGTTGATCCAAGTATTATTAATTTACTTTATGAAGCATCACAAGCAGGAGTAAAAATAGAGCTAATTGTACGAGGAATGTGCTGCTTATACCCTAAAAAAGAAGGCCTTAGTGAAAAAATTAGAGTGGTGAGCATAATAGGAAAATATCTAGAGCATTCAAGGATTTTCTGGTTTTATAATAATAATCAGCCAGAAGTTTTTATAGGAAGTGCAGATTGGATGCGAAGAAATTTAGATCGAAGAGTTGAAGCTGTTACGCCTATTGAAGATCCCACTTTAAAAAAACAACTAAATTCTATTTTAGAAATTTATTTAAATGACAATGTAGATGCATGGGAAATGCAAAGCAATGGCAAATTTCTTAGAAAATCAGCAATAAAAAGCGAAGAAATTTCTGCTCAAAACAAACTAATGGATTTTTAATATTAGTCAAATCATAGAATTAGAGAATCAAAATAATTGCAATACAGCTCTAAAAACGGAGCGAAGGATCATGAACATGCTCTAAGTCTTAATACCTAATCAAGTAACTTATTGAACAATGAAGATTGCTTCAATCAAAAAGTTTTATTTAATTCACTGTTATTTTCTATAACAGTGCTAAGTTCTTTCTAAACATAATTATAGGAGGCCAGGGTGATGGGGATCCCTCTGGAATCTGTTAAAGGTGATTCTTCATCACCATCAGAAAAAATTTCATTGCCAAAGACCTCGAAAGAGGAAAGGCAAAACAAAATAACTACCTCGTCAGCAGGTCGTGGTCGTCCTGCTGGTCGAGTTGGAACTGATTCAATTGGTTTTTATTTAAGTAGCATTGGACGGGTACCTTTGCTAACTCCAGCAGAAGAGATAGAACTTGCTCATCATGTCCAAAAAATGAAAGGGCTGTTAGATATTCCTAAGGAGAATATCAACACTCGCCAAAGACATCAAATTCGCATGGGAAAGCGAGCGAGAGATCGCATGATGGCTGCAAATCTTAGACTTGTTGTAAGTGTTGCAAAAAAATATCAAAATCAAGGATTAGAGCTACTTGATCTAGTACAAGAAGGAGCAATTGGTCTAGAGCGAGCAGTTGATAAATTTGATCCTGCTATGGGATACAAGTTTTCAACATATGCATATTGGTGGATACGTCAAGGAATGACAAGAGCAATTGACAACAGTGCTCGTACTATTCGATTACCAATCCATATCAGTGAAAAGCTATCTAAAATGAGACGCATTTCACGTGAACTGTCCCACAATTTAGGACGACAGCCAAATCGCGTTGAACTAGCAAATGAATTGGGTATGGAGCCAAAAGATCTAGAAGATCTAATGGCACAAAGTGCTCCATGTGCGTCATTAGACTCCCATGCGCGTGGTGAAGAAGACAGAAGTACATTAGGGGAACTCATACCTGATCCAAATTATGATGAACCTATGGAATGTATGGATCGCAATATGCAAAAAGAACATCTCAGTGGATGGCTATCTCAACTTAATGAGAGAGAGCAAAAAATAATGCGATTACGATTTGGTCTTGATGGAGAAGAGCCTCTAACACTCGCTGAGATTGGAAGACAAATCAATGTATCTAGAGAACGTGTTCGGCAACTTGAGGCCAAGGCTATTTTAAAACTCAGAGGAATGACTACTCATCAACAAGCTGCATAAAATTCAAATTGATTAACGCCTACTCTTTTATACTTATTAGTGGTTGGTTGATTATTGTTCTATCCACTAGTTATTTTTGCAATAAATTATTTCCTGAAGAAAAAGAATTAAGTCGTAAAATTGTTCATATGGGAAGTGGTCCTATCATCCCATTAGCTTACTGGCTAAATATATCTGCCCAAATTGCAATCCCTATTGCAAGTGTAATTACACTTGCACTATTGATCAATTATCGTTTTAAGTTACTAACCTCAATAGAAAATATAGAGCGAAAAAGTTTTGGGACAATTGCATATGGAATAAGTATCACATTATTACTTATTTTATTTTGGACTGACAACCCTTCCGCAGTCATATCAGGTGTCCTTGTAATGGCATTTGGAGATGGCTTGGCAGGCTTCATAGGTCGAAAAGTCAAATCGCCTCAATGGATTCTATTTGGTCAACGAAAATCACTAATAGGAACATTAACTATGGGTTTCGTTTCCGCACTAATTTTAACAATAGTCAATCAATCAACAGCTATGCAGTTGGGTCCTATAGCTATACTTTCGATTACATCTATTGCTGTTGCATTAGAACAAGTGAGTACTTTAGGAATAGATAATATTACGGTTCCAATTGGCGTAGCCTTAAGTTGGCAAATAATGTCATTTAGATAAATTGCTTAAAAAGTAACAGCATCAGCAAGTTGCTCAAACAAAGTTTCTGTCGTCTTCAAATCTATACAGGCATCTGTAATACTTTTTCCATAAATCAATGTTGATAAGTCCTTAGTTAATTTTTGATTACCTTCAACCAAATGGCTCTCAAGCATCACTCCCATGACATTAGACGAACCTTCTTTAACCTGCTTAGCAACCTCTTTCAAGACAATACCTTGTTTTCGAAAATCCTTATCTGAGTTACCGTGACTACAGTCAACCATCACTTTACTTTTTGAGCCTGATTGTAGAAGTTCTTGAGCAACTTTTTGCACTGAT is a window of Prochlorococcus marinus subsp. marinus str. CCMP1375 DNA encoding:
- the queC gene encoding 7-cyano-7-deazaguanine synthase QueC, which gives rise to MSLEERPKTIALLSGGLDSATATAIAIEQGHNVIGLSFDYGQRHKRELEAAKLLANHLKLIEHHIIDINLSTWGGSSLTDLNESIPKTGVLPGVIPNTYVPGRNTVFIAIGLSLAEARNAKQLVLGINAMDYSGYPDCRPDYLDEFQKLANLASKAGREGNGIKLLAPLIHWNKIQIVQEALRLDIPIDLTWSCYNGDTEECGLCDSCRIRNEALQSVRSLNNSKTH
- the cobA gene encoding uroporphyrinogen-III C-methyltransferase; the protein is MKDKQLGTVYLVGAGPGDPDLLTVRAHRLLSQCDVLVYDALVPDEILKLVKKDCKSIFVGKLRGHHSTSQLKTNALLLELVKKNKCVVRLKGGDPFVFGRGGEEAAYLHKNGIGVEVVPAITSGIAASAYFGIPLTHRIASSSVTFVTGHEGIDKRRPSVNWKALAKASNTLVIYMGVHNLSYIVKELLAAGLSPKIPSAVIQQATVNGQRCLRTSLDSLVKEVKEQEFISPSIIIIGETINFQIEACAPSPAKVTMPISF
- a CDS encoding CTP synthase, whose translation is MAKFVFVTGGVVSSIGKGIVAASLGRLLKSRGYSVSILKLDPYLNVDPGTMSPFQHGEVFVTEDGAETDLDLGHYERFTDTAMSRLNSVTTGSIYQSVINKERRGDYNGGTVQVIPHITKEIRERIHRVSANSNADIIITEIGGTVGDIESLPFLEAIREFKGDVGRNDIAYIHVTLLPFINTSGEIKTKPTQHSVKELRSIGIQPDVLVCRSDRNINKELKTKISGFCGVHAEAVIPALDADSIYSVPLSLKKEGLCREILKILELEDHQCDLEEWEALIHQLRNPGPSVTVAVVGKYVRLNDAYLSVVEALRHACIAQNASLNITWVSAEKIETEGPENLLEGIDAIVVPGGFGNRGVNGKITAIQWAREKRIPFLGLCLGMQCAVIEWARNIAGLKEATSSELDPNASHPVIHLLPEQQDVIDLGGTMRLGVYPCRLTPETMGHKLYGEEVVYERHRHRYEFNNSYRNLFVESGYSISGTSPDGRLVELIELKSHPFFTACQYHPEFLSRPGKPHPLFQGLIEAAQLRLPATPQEVFKNTLPNFQKNK
- a CDS encoding 7-carboxy-7-deazaguanine synthase QueE, coding for MSTCLPIVERFHSLQGEGLHFGKSAFFIRLGGCKVGCPWCDTKESWSIATHQEATVEELSKEAAIAQSQGAAILVITGGEPLHHNLNALCKTIQDFTSHNSRETMPIHLETSGVDEITGLINWITLSPKRHALPKKSLLRACDEIKVVIHQKEDLLFAEEMANQSIKERQISKKTSDENHKISQPHLFLQPGWNSKEGTQLTIEYIKSHPQWRLSLQTHKWLGVL
- a CDS encoding aminotransferase class IV → MNNILDNQISWINGHWIKHNEPQLPINDRGLTLSDGIFETILIMNNQPILLNAHLDRWNESAILLGMAKPPTKDHILSLIKEAINKNPLAQGSAVLRLNWSRGDNNGRGIKLSSANAKSSSHRFWLTLRAYKPSFKPITTMISKLEQRNANSKINQCKTFAYTQSIQARREANIAGFDDALLLSTNGEIACGTTSNLIVKRRDKWLTPHISSGCLPGIMRQQGLNSGILKEAKISPEPEPKDQWLLINSLSCHSIIKVNTKSFEEYEASKILWTSLTKS
- a CDS encoding anthranilate synthase component I family protein, which encodes MNNLCRELLDWVDPQIVAQKLIQIYGEPGLVWLDSDGSKNGRWIILGADPIEHICSHGLPNDPSATNPFELLRTIHSGHWSGWLSYEAGAWIEPNNPWKQDSMATLWCARHDPILKFDLYNQQLWLEGIDRKRLVEIRELLKELKASNLQKNQSLKRTKEFQGIAKEKWKWLNNKEEYAKKVATIKQYIEEGDIFQANLSTCCQTKNTANLLSIDLFKRLRQYCPSPFSGIVVATGEALGEAVISTSPERFLKVLPNQKVETRPIKGTRPRHANPKKDSEFAADLVSSLKDRAENIMIVDLLRNDLGKVCIPGTIDITQLVGLESFSKVHHLTSVIKGKLKTNKTWVDLLEACWPGGSITGAPKIRACKRLYEQESIARGPYCGSFIHLDWNGQFDSNILIRSLMVQKSSLRIYAGCGIVADSDPYSESEELTWKIMPILEALQ